Part of the Nicotiana sylvestris chromosome 2, ASM39365v2, whole genome shotgun sequence genome, ttcaatgccaaccttcattggtgatggtctagtgatcattttgccTTGATAagaagcatcacaagaaaattcgtcatttataagaatcttcaggttctttaatggatgcccactcaaattttcagtaattcgtctcatcattattgatccaggaTGGACCAAACGGCCATGACAAAGCATAAGAGTATTTGaatttttccttatgcaaataagaaaagtatttctgatccttgaatatggcatgagttgttccactatcaataacacaaatatcttcatgatttgtctttgatccaaacataatttgaggattatccatattcttcaaaatgacataaataaaatatattatagtaaacatcattatcaaagcataacttttatttatgtacaacaattacataaccatactatctattacaaacaacaaaaattaaaatatttacatttctacagattcactaccaattatatgacttgtttctccttctgggagtgcaaagtaatcaactacatccaaatgcatgaagtctaaatatcttcagaaataaaatttgcttcagcattttcctctgtcttcttcagggaggcttgataaagctcaaccaggtgctttggcgtacgacaggtacgtgaccagtgccctttttctccacatttatagcatgcattttctgcatttggtgcttgcaacgcttcatgcttttgttccttccttttccactgctggtggtgaggagagttctttggtgcattattattaccatgattagagtttcttccccgaccatggtcatgaccacgactggggccacgaatTCTTCCACGTTTaacttggtggaagttcgtctcattcacttcagggaatggacaagaaccagtaggtcggctttcatggttTTTCATTAATAACCCATTATGTTGCTTGACTacaagaagatgtgagataaattcagaatactttttaaatcccatctctcgatatagCTGTTGCaagagcatattcgaggcatgaaaagtagCGAacgttttctccaacatatcatgatcaataATATTATCAacacataattttaattgggaaataattctgaacatagtagaattatactcactgatagatttaaaatcttgtagccttagatgagtccaatcatatcgtgcatGTGGAAGAACGATCATCTtaaggtggtcatatctatccttaaattattccacagtatgactggatctttaacagtaagatattccattttcaggccttTATCAAGGTGAtgacgtaggaatatcattgctttggcacagtcttggtttgatgcctgatttttgtctttgaagGTGTCTGctagacccatcgcatcaagatgaatttcagcatcaagcacccaagatatgtagcttttgcccgatatatccagggctacaaattcaagtttagaaagatttgacattatttaggaaaagaaagttcgtacctctaatactttcaaagtatttgctcgagatgacaGAGTCTCGTACtaataacgtgttatgaaataaagactgtaaggtaaagacaagtatagagagaaactgatatattatttgatttcaaactgatgtacataatgaactgaaatctcttctatttatataaGAAAGGTAGTTGTTGTGTAagttgctactgcaagctgctgtgtaagatgctactgcaagctgctgtgtaagatgctactataccagatatggataatcttctactgagagcaatgtttatccataacggagtactaaatggataagctcattgtacccaatatagataatcttctactaggGGTAAtgattatccataacggagtactgaaaggataagttcATTGtacccggtatgaataatcttctatcgggggtaatgtttatctataaccgggtaccgaagtgataagcttcttcaggaagcttatttccaatagagtactaaatagataaacatatttacggtgaattcccatatggataagcttcttcaggaagcttatttacaacgaagtattaaatgaacatccataatataatatatttataacaattttCACTTTTTATTTGTTCTCACGTAACAACAAGGAGCTGAAACCACTCTCCTTGCCACCACTTGACACGAGAGTGATAATAGATGTAAAAAATCGagaataatacaaaaataatagtATATAGTCAAACCTCTTAGTAACAACGTTATTTGTTtcgaatatttttggatgttacaACGAAGTGCTGTTATAgagaatatatattataacataatatgaAAATTGGTTTCGAAAAagcttggcttttatagtgaagtgttgttatatagggATGCTCTTATAGAGTGGTGTGACTGTTATTGAAGTATAAAAGTGGAAAATTCAACCAAATTTaggaaagtttttttttaataccCCGTCTTTACAAGTGTTATTGTACTTTTAATGCACCCAAAAAAAATTGTATCAAATTGcttgcttttatttctttttgttaTTCACTAATTGTATCAAAAATATCTTTTACTATCATTGATAATTTTTTATAACTATTTTCAATGACTAATTGTTAATATATCTTCTATTTGGAGCTATTTCTGTagtttcctaaaaaaaaaaaaaaaaggatagagAAAGTGAAGGAGGAGAAAAATCTAGTTGGACTGTTGGGCCGGTTTATTAGAAAAAACTTGCACATGCGATCTCAGTGTAGTGTAGTGTAGTGGTGAATGTGGCTATGGAAACAGCTTCATGTCCCATTCTCAACACTTTCCGTTTCAGCACCAACAACTCTTCCAAACTGTACAACATTCCAACAAAATCCCTCTCCTTTTTGCCTCCAAAAAACTACTTGAGCACTACTTCTAGCATTGGCAAGTTGTACAGTGATGGGTGTTCTGTCAATTCCTCAAGCTCATTCTCCAGCAGTACCCAAGATACACCGCCTCAGCAACTCGCTCTTCTCCTTGAAGTTGAAGGGTACACATTCTTTATGTAATTTAAAGTAATTACTGTCATTTTGCCTGTCTGTCGTGTGAAGTTTTGAAATTTAATTGTGACAAAAGTTGAAAGTTTGACATTTGGAAGTCAAAtgtgagaagaaaaagaagagttAAGGGACAGATTTTAAGTGTACGGAAAAGCTGAACTGGATAGTTAAGTTTTCTATTAAGTATGCCTGATTATTGCATAATTTAGTTTCTGAATTATATAAATTGACTGAAATGAAAAATATGCTCAAATCCCTCCCcccaagaaaaaagaaaagaagaatccAACAAATATTTAATTGAAATTATGCTGAATCTGGAAGGTTTATATGATCTATTTTGAGGTTTATCATCAACTTGTTGCTGTTCTTGACTTTGGTAGAACCACATAGGAAATAAGCGTAGGAGAGAATGTGTGTGCGCGCATTTCACTATTGTATTCCAGTGTAAGCTTGCTTACATTGCCGATCCCACATCCGAAAAAAGGAGGGGGGTTGTGGTAGGCTGACAGCCAGCCACAGTAAAACTAGCCAATTCATGATGAATCCTCATGGATCATTTTTTTTACATAGGAACATGATatgtgaggattcatatagccgacaCAACTGGTTTATGGGGTTGAGGCTTAGTTGTTGTATTCCACATTTTGCTAGTCCTTTTTATTGCCTATGAACTGGTTTCTGTATGTTGCGGATTCCTTAATGTTTAAGCAAGGTCATTTAAATGAGAAAAACTGCATTATAAGAAAGTTCATTTAGAGTTTCGAATCACAAAGGTTTTCTTAATCTGGAAGCTAGAATTATCCAGAATATTATGGCAAATTGGAGGGGTGAAAACCAGAATTGTAGAAAGGTTCAGTTTTAGAGTTTCCAAATCCCAGAGGTTTTATGTTCAAGGTTTTTGTCTGCTTAtttctttgtattttattttcagCAACATTTTCTGCTTTCATCTTCTAATGGTAACTATTTcctttttactttctttccttgacAACTTTTATTTGCTTAGGGTATTAATGGATGTGTATCGCTTGGGCAACCGTCAAGCCTTCAATGCAGGTTGGGAAAATTTCTTTGTTATTTTATCAAATAAATTCTAGATGTCTTAAGGGGAAAGTTTTTCCTGATATGATCTTTATTCCTTGATGATTAAGAAAGTCAATCTTAATGACTGAATGCACCAGTATAGTGCACAAGCTAATGTATAACAAATAAAAACAAGTCTACCTTGGATAATCCAAAGGTCTTTTTCCTTCTACTAATGTCAGCATTCCGGAAGCTTGGATTGGACTGTGCAAATTGGAGCCAGCCAGTTTATCAGGATCTTGTAAGGTGTGTTGTCGAGGTGATTTCGTGATTTAGCTGAGGCATGCATATATCGTTTCTGAATAAGAGTATTATTACATAGTTGATTTCTTCTCTTAAATAAATTTTAACTTTTCCGGAATTTGTAACCTTCTTAGTTTCATATTTGACCTCAGTCCACGATATCTTAGATTGTCCTTCTGACTAAATGAGCATTGACATAAACATACGGTGCTTGCTTTCCCCAGGAAGAGCATGGGTGATGAAGAAAGGATGTTGGTCTTGTTTTTTAACGGAGTAAGCTCACATGGAAAAGTTCATAGATGTGTTCTTGTATACATTCTAAAAAATTTTTCAAGTACACCCCCCCCCTCCAGTTAAAATAAGCTTGTTTTTTGTTCAGATTGGTTGGCCCACATCACTGCCCACAAGTGAGAAGGAGACATTTATGAAAAGTGTTCTGCGTGAAAAGGTATGCATTCAAAAGTAAATTTTAATAGTTTTTTTAACATATGATGATATGATATCGTGCCCCTTGTTAGATATATTCAGAATATCAGTAGTAATACACAGCTGCCAACATGTTATCTGCAAACTCTAGTCCTGCGGCTCCTGCCCCACATCTCTAGTTATAAAGGGCTAACCTAGAGCTTCAAATTGAATGTAAGCCAAACACAAGACAGTAGGCTCATTATCGGAATAAGAACCCAAAAAGACATTCAGGAAAAGGTAATTTCATATAGCTGTTGACACGCGTAGCTCTGCTCCATTGACTAAAATCAAATTGCTTTTTTGTTTTCATGTACATATATGGACTGTTATATCCAATCTGATAGTTCTTGTTTCCTGcgcctttcttttgttttcttttgcacTGGTTTAATAGTTTCCGCTTTTACTCAAATCAATTTGCTATTGTGTTTTCTCACTTGTACTAACTGTTATATCCAGTGTGGTACTTGTTATCTTCCGGCTcctttattttttactttattgGAACTTGTTATGCAGTAGTTTGATATTTTTTTAACTTAACATAATATTGCTCACTTGATCTTCGTTGGTTGAATAATCTGAACGATGGGTTCATTGCTTGCAGAAAATTGCATTGGATGAACTGGTCATGTCAAAATCTTTACCTTTAAGACCTGGTGTTGAAGAGTGAGTAGTCTTTCTAGACAAAAGTCATTTGTCCATGTGTTACATGTATAATGTATTCTCCTCAGACGATCTTCTATTACATGATGAAGTAATATCTTAGTCTGGATacatatcaaaaaaaaaaaaaaaatcttattctgaAGATCAGTGATTTATGAGACATGCTGATGATTTCTCCTTTTACCTTGTATCAGAGTGAGGTTTCTTATGGTTATTCCATTCTTTTCTATAAGCAGTTTTTGGGTAATGCTGTGCGCGGTAAGTGTAAAAAAATGAGAAATATTTCCATCCATGCGGTTGAAGCTCTGAATCATGTTCCATATTTTGTTTAAAGATTTATATGTTGATTTTAATATTGCTGTCAGGTTTTAAGTTTATTTTCATTAAAAATTGAGGCTATTGGGGTTTTTCTCCTATTATTTTCAGAAACTGTTAGAGAGAACCCACTCAAAAGCATAGGTTATTTAATGTTATTCAATTTGAGTTGGTGTCCTACTCATCTTAAAATTTCAAGTTGCTGTCCTCAATGTTTGGTGGTAGTCTGTATCAGAATGGAGTCGTGGCATGCATCTTGCAAAATACTCAGTTATTCTTTCAATCAATTGCGGAGATTTGTGAGTAAATTTCTAGGAATTTGTCATAAGTTTTTGATATTTTCGTAATTATGTGTTGCTCCGTTGGTGCTTTTTGTAGCCTTCCATAGTAGGTTATTCCTAAGGTCCTCCTCCTTTCGTGACAAGTATATTGCATTTTTCACTTGCTATGTGTACCATGAACAACCCCATATCTGTAGCCAAAGAAGCCCTCATAACAATTCTTTGACCTTCATCTTTTCCATTTCTCATTCAATAAACTTTGGAATTCGGAGCCTCTGTTAAGAGTATCTAATTCTTCAACTATATGATTAAGGTGTACATgtgttttctcttttcttatcTTTGTTACCTAGCTTTTTATATTTCCAAAGTTCAACAGTATTTGTCATACGCTATGCTGGTATAGTAGCTAAGCATCCTTATCATGTCCTAGGAATGTTAGGTGCCATATACAGATATACTCATCCACCTTCATGCAAGAtagtgtttttatttattttttccatTCATAGATTTAATGGACGCGGAGTTTATTTAAAAATGAGTGTAGCATCATTTGAATTATTGGAAGTGGTTGCACTCCAACTACAATTATTAAATTTATAACAATAGTGAACTTAAGAAATCAGAAGAGATTTAGTGTATACAAGCATGTGTGTCTTGCCTCTATGTATCTGGTTGTACGCCAATGCATTCGACTATTCCTCAATATGATGTAGTTCATGAGTGAAATAAAGTTTATCACATTATTGATTCATAGATTTAGTTGTATCATTTTCAAATGCCATAAGAGTTTACTTTTCAAAGATAATTCTCATTATTTTCCGAAGGAGGAGTTTAAGGTAAGAATATTTGGCGTTACGTTATCAGGATAACTCTCTAGCTTACCTCCTCGATTACCAGTGTAAAAGATGGTTTTATGCCATGgtctatttttattaatttgttaGGTTGATCTTCCTTATTTTTGTTATATTTCTCATAATAATTCTCCTATGCAATTTGCAGATTTATTGATGAGGCTTATGAAGAAGGAGTCCCAGTAGTGATGCTGACATCATACTGTAAATGTGGGGAAAAACCAGCCAGGTTTAATGCTAATTACAACTCAGTTTTGCATTTCAAATTTGAATCTGTAAGAAACATATTATTTTAGGCGGAATACATAAGCGTCTACTTAAACTTGTCCAATATTTTTATCTAGCTACCTCAACTGAGGCTTGTTCCTATTAGATACTTTAACCTTATAGAATATGTGTCTATTTAACACAAAAAGTTAATCAGTAAATAAAATATGGTGCGTGATTTTCAAACGCATTGACTTGACAAAAATTATCAATGAAAAAAAGCCACATGGCTTTTGACATTAATAAAACTTAAAATAACTTCTtagctaaaaaagaaaaagaaaaaatctatttaaaagagaaaaagaaatcccTGCCAACCCCTCTATGGTCGCCGGCGCGCCGCAAGCCCTTTTACGGTCGCACCAAATCCCCCTCCCCGTCCTACCTTTCTTCTTCCTCCTAcctttcctttcttcttcctgACACCCAGTTccctccct contains:
- the LOC104227063 gene encoding CBBY-like protein, whose product is METASCPILNTFRFSTNNSSKLYNIPTKSLSFLPPKNYLSTTSSIGKLYSDGCSVNSSSSFSSSTQDTPPQQLALLLEVEGVLMDVYRLGNRQAFNAAFRKLGLDCANWSQPVYQDLVRKSMGDEERMLVLFFNGIGWPTSLPTSEKETFMKSVLREKKIALDELVMSKSLPLRPGVEEFIDEAYEEGVPVVMLTSYCKCGEKPARSIIEKLGNDKMARIKILGMEEVKQSFYGQLVFGEGVASDLGEQLAKEARKAVSAEEQRIAKEVASMLKLSVDIDTTSSEEMKNVVAALRAGAEYANVPVDNCVLVAGSQSGVAGAERIGMPCVVVRSSSTARAEFPGAKAIMDGFGGGDLSISRLRQIQGLDV